TATATGCAGTTGAATTAAGTTCCCCTGAagtaaatttatttgtatattatgTATCTTTATTTTCTAAGTTATCTAAAATAATGAAATTTTACAGAAGATCCCCTTCAAAATTATTGATTGAACACATATTTCAAGAGCTATAGAGGTAGAGTTACACATTTTGTCATATATAAGCTATCAAGCAATACAAACAAGTCACGAGTATCCATCACATTTGATCTAGTGGCTCCATTTGTAAACACTTGGTCCCATTAGTGATGCCATTTATTTCGCAATATTTGCAAAATGCCGCTTTGCCGCATATAAGAAGATTTGAGAACGAAAGCGACTCAGTTTGAGTGTGTATTAGGTTAATCTGTTCTTTTCCCAATAATGACAATGCTAGTTTGTGATTATTACTAATTCATGGTTCCTCATCTGTAGACAGCAATTTCTGCGACTTGGCTTTTCTTCTCTGCAATTCCTACCCTTCTGGTTAGTAATTGTATATATTTCTCTACACAGTTCATCATACGAATGATGTTTTGCGTCTTCGCTTACTGGTTTAAATGGTTATATATAGTTCCAGTATTAGATGTGATATATATCTGCTTTGTTCTTGTATTGCCACATAATCATTGTTATCTGGCTGAAGGCGTTCAAAAGGGCAGCAGAATCTCTTGAAAAGCTGCTTGATGTTACTAGGGAGGAACTTCCTGATACAATGGCTGCTGTACGTTTATCAGGAATGGAGATCAGTGATCTAACAATGGAGCTCAGTGATTTAGGGTTGGAAAATTTCTTGACTAGGTTGTCTGGTAGTTCACTGGTTTAGGTCAAATATAAAATTTACTTGGCTGAACTTTTTTTGCAGACAGGAGATAACCCAAGGTGTCAAAAGCTCCACCCGTGCTGTTCGTTTAGCTGAGGAAAGATTGCGTCGATTGACAAATATGAACCTATCAGGTTAGTGCAAAATGTCAACCCTCCTATGGTTTTACTATGTggcactttttaactttttatggGTCCTGAGTTGAACAGGTCATGTAGATTTTGAAGTTGCCTAAAGTAGTTTCAGAATGCATAAACCCTCAGtaaatcttttatattaaagtTAGATGCTCATTTTTCTGACATAGTTTTTTAGAGCATAGTTTACATACtagttattattaaaagaaaagaaactggAGTATTTGGACTTTTTGACCCATACTAACAATCTACTGTTTTGAACCCAGCCCATTTGATCTGTATTAGTTTGCTAACTTGTTTGGGAGCCTGagcagagagagagagagaagggggggggggggggggggggagccACTTGGGGGCTTCAAGCAAACTTTTAAAGAGGGCTGTTGTTCAACAAGTTTGtccatgttttattttaaatttactttGTACCTTTGTTAGATACAAATATCTTAATTAAACCTTTAATGAGTTTGGAAAGATTAGTTAAAGGTCACCATAGGGTATATCGCCACTTTTAGCCTCGTGCCACTACTAAGCCTGAGTTATACATAATTGTTACTTGGTTAGCATCCATGCAGGTGGCAGTCCAAATGAAACCCACACAAGCAGGACCAGTGGTAGCTAGAATAGCCAGGGGAATACGGGAGAGCATTGTGAAAAGCCGAGCATTTGTGCAAATGTTTTTCTCCATTACCCAATTTTCAAAGGTTGCTGTTAAGTACTTGAAATCTCGAGGAAAGTCAAAAGCTTGAAAAATAAGACAAGCTTGGCGATGAGGGAAATGCTTGTATGTAGTTATGTTGTTATTATGCCTTGCTTCAGGGCTCAGGCATTGTGTTAACATGTTTCTGtggtaaaaataatttttgttttctattatgGATCGTTCATGTGAAATGAGTTATGTGCATGGTGTGCCTAAAGTGTAACAGATTTGGTTTTTGTTATCGTTCCATCTTCAACTAATGAATCTATTAGAATCTCTCTCTTTCTTATATACATAACCGTAACACATTTACTTTTTCTATAAGGtattagcctagtggtaagacAAATACTTTGTTACCATAAGGTCTCAGGTTTGATCCCCGCTAGGCacaaaaataattcctttaaggtatccgttaccaatgaagtctagacccatatgtgaagtttaaatatgcGGGTTCGATCATTCGGGGTGTCCAGATCATGTGGAACTTACTTGcaatttataatttcttttcATGTTGTAATTTAGTTTCCTTgataatatatgtttaactttgttttcaGTAACttcttattattgtttttatggATGTTTTTTTTCTTGACGTTCATTACTTTTTACTATCTTACATTATAAGATAAGATGAATCATTCAAAATACGACAATTATCCATAACTATAAATTACATACAGATATTGACTTTGATCATTAATAAGGACATAAGGTAAACTGTCCTATTTATTGTATTTATTCTCACATATTGTATTTATTCTcctacttttaaattaatatatatagtttttgaacGTAATATATTGAGCTTTTTTCACTTGTGTCACCATGTTGGTATGCATTTATGTACACGAGTTTTTCGAAAAACCATACAAATCAATTAAAAACTATGTATTAATACAAACCGTGTATCCCGCACAGGTATTAAAACTAGTATACACTCATATAAGAAGATTTGATTCACAACGATTTGCAGAGAGGTGCATTAAGCACTAATGTACAACTTAATGACTATTGATTACTAACATATCTATAa
The Erigeron canadensis isolate Cc75 chromosome 2, C_canadensis_v1, whole genome shotgun sequence DNA segment above includes these coding regions:
- the LOC122588449 gene encoding uncharacterized protein LOC122588449 isoform X1; amino-acid sequence: MTISSSSSSAVKLQCIWYLCRRTSHHAEQFSFNAVSLRLPSPNLPSRLQYPRLASVSTTTSFQPQPTFTSSVGSPPPIPHQLTLTQRHLILLNVIAAATAISATWLFFSAIPTLLAFKRAAESLEKLLDVTREELPDTMAAVRLSGMEISDLTMELSDLGQEITQGVKSSTRAVRLAEERLRRLTNMNLSASMQVAVQMKPTQAGPVVARIARGIRESIVKSRAFVQMFFSITQFSKVAVKYLKSRGKSKA
- the LOC122588449 gene encoding uncharacterized protein LOC122588449 isoform X2, encoding MTISSSSSSAVKLQCIWYLCRRTSHHAEQFSFNAVSLRLPSPNLPSRLQYPRLASVSTTTSFQPQPTFTSSVGSPPPIPHQLTLTQRHLILLNVIAAATAISATWLFFSAIPTLLAFKRAAESLEKLLDVTREELPDTMAAVRLSGMEISDLTMELSDLGQEITQGVKSSTRAVRLAEERLRRLTNMNLSGGSPNETHTSRTSGS